One window of Trichocoleus sp. genomic DNA carries:
- the mfd gene encoding transcription-repair coupling factor — MAFSSVTRALGRSPLTAELIAKLEQQHFLRLNGVARLPKGLVSSALAQTQHKNLLVIAATLEEAGRWAAQLEAMGWKTMHFYPTSEASPYEPFDPESDLVWGQLQVLADLQGLSIRSQKSGDANSIAIITTERALQPHLPPVEAFSPYCLTLTKGMELNLEAFSQQVAGLGYERVSLVESEGQWSRRGDIIDVFPVATELPVRLELFGDELDQLREFDPASQRSLDSIDRLILTATDFSPIILAALRGQGDGDKLTQISPYLSVEELERLEEGQPPEGMRRFLGVAFEQPASLLDYLSPNTLIAIDEPAQCQAHSERWYEHAEEQWQELGSKGREDYPLPKIHRSFETSLAAVEQFDRLYLSELSEENEGLNLASRPVPAIPHQFARLAETLRQERDRSFSIWLVSAQPSRSVALLQEHDCPAQFVPNPRDYLAIDKLQTQKTPIAVKYSGLAELEGFILPTFRLVVVTDREFFGQHTLATPTYIRRRRQAASKQVDPNKLQLGDYVVHKNHGVGRFLKLESLTINSETREYLVLQYADGLLRVAADQVGSLSRFRGAGDQTPELNKMSGKAWERTKSKVRKAVKKVAVDLLQLYANRAQQEGFTFPVDMPWQEELEESFPYQPTPDQLKAVQDVKRDMESPRPMDRLVCGDVGFGKTEVAIRAIFKAVTAGKQIALLAPTTILTQQHYHTLKERFAPYPIQVGLLNRFRTAEERKDIQQRLATGELDIVVGTHQLLGKGVQFKDLGLLVVDEEQRFGVNQKEKIKSLRTQVDVLTLSATPIPRTLYMALSGVREMSLITTPPPSRRPIKTHLAPYDPEVVRTAIRQELDRGGQVFYVVPRVEGIEEVAAKLREMIPSARLATAHGQMQEGELEATMLTFSNGDADILLCTTIIESGLDIPRVNTILIEDAQKFGLSQLYQLRGRVGRAGIQAHAWLFYPKQSALTDNARQRLRAIQEFAQLGSGYQLAVRDMEIRGVGNLLGAEQSGQMDAIGFDLYMEMLEEAIKEIRGQEIPKVDDTQIDLNVTAFIPADYIADLDQKMSAYRAVASAQSMPDLQRIAAEWNDRYGTIPPAAQQLFKVMELKQIGKSLGFSRIKPEGKQHVVLETPMEEPAWNLLKENLPAHLQTRFVYTPGKVTVRGLGSLKPDQQLENLVSYLSRMQGSLPEAAVAS, encoded by the coding sequence TCTGCCCAAAGGACTCGTTTCTTCTGCTCTGGCACAAACGCAGCACAAAAATCTCCTGGTCATTGCCGCCACCCTTGAAGAAGCCGGACGCTGGGCAGCACAGCTAGAAGCAATGGGCTGGAAAACAATGCATTTCTACCCCACTTCCGAGGCATCGCCCTATGAGCCGTTTGACCCAGAATCCGATTTGGTTTGGGGACAGTTGCAGGTTTTGGCTGACTTGCAGGGATTAAGCATCAGAAGCCAGAAATCGGGAGACGCAAATTCGATCGCCATCATCACGACAGAACGAGCACTTCAGCCCCATTTGCCGCCTGTGGAGGCGTTCAGCCCCTATTGCCTGACCTTAACAAAAGGCATGGAGTTGAATTTGGAGGCATTCAGTCAGCAGGTCGCTGGCTTAGGCTATGAGCGGGTGTCGCTGGTGGAAAGCGAAGGGCAATGGAGTCGTCGGGGCGATATCATCGATGTTTTTCCCGTCGCGACTGAACTGCCTGTGCGCCTGGAGCTATTTGGGGATGAGCTAGACCAACTGCGCGAATTTGATCCAGCATCGCAACGATCGCTCGACAGCATCGATCGCCTGATTTTGACTGCGACTGACTTTAGCCCGATTATTTTGGCAGCGTTGAGAGGACAAGGGGACGGAGATAAGCTAACGCAAATTTCGCCATATCTTTCGGTCGAAGAACTGGAGCGACTGGAAGAAGGTCAGCCTCCAGAAGGAATGCGGCGATTCCTGGGCGTGGCATTTGAGCAACCTGCTTCGCTGCTAGATTATCTGTCGCCAAATACCTTGATTGCGATCGACGAACCCGCTCAATGTCAGGCACATAGCGAGCGGTGGTATGAACATGCCGAGGAGCAATGGCAAGAGTTAGGGAGCAAAGGGCGAGAGGACTACCCACTCCCCAAAATCCACCGCTCCTTTGAAACTTCCCTCGCTGCCGTCGAACAGTTCGATCGCCTCTACCTTTCAGAGCTTTCGGAAGAGAATGAGGGGCTGAATCTCGCCAGTCGTCCGGTTCCAGCCATTCCCCATCAATTTGCTCGATTGGCAGAAACCTTACGGCAGGAGCGCGATCGCAGTTTTTCAATTTGGCTCGTATCGGCACAGCCATCTCGATCGGTCGCTTTGTTGCAGGAGCATGACTGTCCGGCGCAGTTTGTCCCGAATCCCCGCGATTATCTGGCGATCGATAAGTTGCAGACCCAGAAAACGCCGATCGCGGTGAAGTATTCCGGCTTGGCAGAGCTAGAGGGATTCATTCTGCCGACGTTCCGATTGGTGGTTGTGACCGATCGTGAGTTTTTCGGACAGCATACCCTCGCCACACCGACCTATATTCGTCGCCGCAGACAAGCCGCCTCCAAGCAGGTAGACCCCAACAAGCTACAGTTGGGCGACTATGTGGTTCACAAAAATCATGGCGTGGGGCGGTTCCTCAAACTGGAAAGCTTGACCATCAACAGCGAAACTCGCGAATATCTGGTGCTGCAATATGCAGATGGCTTGCTGCGCGTTGCGGCAGATCAGGTAGGGTCTCTATCGCGCTTCCGGGGTGCGGGGGATCAAACGCCAGAACTGAATAAGATGTCGGGCAAAGCCTGGGAGAGAACCAAGAGCAAAGTCCGCAAAGCCGTCAAAAAAGTAGCAGTTGATTTGCTGCAGCTTTACGCAAACCGGGCACAGCAAGAGGGTTTCACCTTCCCGGTCGATATGCCCTGGCAGGAAGAATTAGAGGAGTCATTCCCCTATCAACCTACGCCCGATCAGCTCAAGGCAGTGCAGGACGTGAAGCGCGATATGGAAAGCCCTCGTCCAATGGATCGCCTGGTCTGTGGCGATGTGGGCTTTGGCAAAACGGAGGTCGCCATTCGAGCAATTTTCAAAGCGGTAACTGCCGGAAAACAAATTGCGCTCCTCGCTCCAACCACAATTCTGACGCAACAGCACTATCACACGCTCAAAGAACGCTTTGCTCCCTATCCAATTCAGGTTGGCTTACTCAATCGCTTCCGCACTGCCGAGGAACGCAAAGACATTCAGCAGCGATTAGCAACGGGTGAACTGGATATCGTAGTCGGGACGCATCAGCTATTGGGCAAAGGTGTACAGTTCAAAGATCTGGGCTTGCTGGTTGTCGATGAAGAACAGCGGTTTGGCGTCAACCAGAAGGAGAAAATTAAGTCGCTGCGAACCCAGGTCGATGTACTGACCCTGAGTGCGACGCCCATTCCCCGGACGCTGTACATGGCGCTTTCCGGCGTGCGAGAGATGAGCTTGATTACCACTCCGCCCCCGTCTCGTCGTCCAATTAAGACCCACTTGGCTCCTTATGATCCGGAAGTGGTGCGAACTGCAATTCGGCAAGAACTCGATCGCGGTGGTCAGGTGTTCTATGTTGTGCCCAGAGTCGAGGGCATTGAAGAAGTTGCTGCCAAGTTACGGGAAATGATTCCTAGTGCAAGGTTGGCAACGGCTCACGGGCAGATGCAGGAGGGTGAACTGGAAGCGACGATGCTCACCTTCAGTAATGGTGATGCAGATATTCTGCTTTGTACAACGATCATTGAGTCAGGGTTGGATATTCCACGCGTCAACACAATCCTGATTGAAGATGCCCAAAAGTTTGGCTTGTCGCAGCTTTACCAGTTGCGCGGTCGGGTGGGTCGGGCTGGCATTCAAGCACATGCCTGGCTGTTCTATCCCAAACAAAGTGCGTTAACCGATAACGCCAGACAACGACTTCGCGCCATTCAGGAGTTTGCACAGCTTGGCTCTGGCTATCAGCTTGCCGTCCGTGATATGGAGATCCGGGGCGTTGGTAACTTGCTCGGCGCGGAACAGTCGGGACAAATGGACGCGATCGGCTTTGATCTCTATATGGAAATGCTGGAAGAGGCAATTAAGGAAATTCGCGGTCAGGAAATTCCCAAAGTGGACGACACGCAGATCGATCTCAACGTCACTGCCTTTATTCCTGCCGATTACATTGCCGACCTCGATCAAAAGATGAGCGCTTATCGGGCTGTGGCATCGGCTCAGTCTATGCCAGATCTCCAGCGCATTGCGGCTGAGTGGAACGATCGCTATGGCACCATCCCCCCTGCTGCCCAACAACTGTTTAAGGTGATGGAACTCAAGCAGATCGGTAAATCGCTTGGCTTTAGCCGCATTAAGCCTGAAGGTAAGCAGCACGTCGTCCTCGAAACCCCAATGGAAGAACCCGCCTGGAATTTGCTGAAGGAAAACTTACCTGCTCATCTGCAAACTCGGTTTGTTTATACACCGGGCAAAGTGACGGTCAGAGGCTTAGGTTCCCTCAAACCGGATCAGCAGCTCGAAAATTTGGTCAGCTATCTTAGCCGAATGCAGGGCAGTCTACCTGAAGCCGCAGTTGCTAGTTAA